A genomic stretch from Anaerobacillus sp. CMMVII includes:
- a CDS encoding MDR family MFS transporter: MNRYQRNITIALIIATFLAAIEVTVISTAMPVITKELGGLDLISWVFAIYLLTYAVMTPIFGKLADLFGRKKIFITGATLFLLGSALCGLSQSMEQLILFRALQGIGAGALMPMTFTIVGDVFKYEQRAKAQAIIGSIWGIAGIFGPLVGGFFVDYFTWNWIFYINIPFGLIAMYLIWKYLEEKIEKRKRSIDYGGAITFIIGTTALLYALLSGGNEIAWNDRMMYFLFGIAIIFLLMFSFIQLRVKEPMVPFHLFKNRHLLIVNLSGFLLGAILIGLTAYLPLWVQGVLLLAATSSGLTLIPMSLGWPIGAFFSGKFIVKIGTKPISLAGVILIALGTIALSFISSSTPNFVLVVIMFFIGLGFGLSFTIFTVIVQSSVDWNNRGAAASSNAFLRTLGQTLGIAVLGAVLNQHIGGHTNNGTEVAPHILASGLHSVFIILAIIALICVVLVASFLPKEQPEFAEKETS, translated from the coding sequence ATGAATCGATATCAGCGTAATATTACTATTGCACTTATTATTGCAACATTTTTAGCAGCTATTGAAGTAACGGTTATTAGTACAGCAATGCCTGTAATAACAAAAGAGCTTGGTGGACTGGATTTGATAAGCTGGGTTTTTGCGATTTACCTATTAACCTATGCCGTTATGACACCGATTTTTGGTAAACTTGCCGATTTGTTTGGACGGAAAAAGATTTTTATCACAGGAGCAACGTTATTTTTACTAGGTTCAGCTTTATGCGGTTTATCTCAATCAATGGAGCAATTGATCTTGTTTCGGGCTTTGCAAGGAATTGGGGCTGGGGCATTAATGCCAATGACGTTTACGATCGTTGGTGATGTCTTTAAATATGAACAACGCGCAAAAGCGCAAGCAATTATCGGATCGATCTGGGGAATTGCGGGCATCTTTGGACCGCTAGTCGGCGGATTTTTCGTTGATTATTTTACATGGAATTGGATTTTCTATATTAACATTCCTTTTGGACTTATTGCCATGTATTTAATTTGGAAATACTTAGAGGAAAAAATCGAGAAACGAAAACGTTCGATTGACTATGGTGGAGCGATTACCTTCATTATCGGAACTACTGCATTATTATATGCGCTTTTATCAGGTGGGAATGAAATAGCCTGGAATGATCGCATGATGTACTTTTTATTTGGTATAGCCATTATATTTTTATTGATGTTTAGCTTTATTCAATTGAGAGTAAAAGAGCCAATGGTACCATTCCACTTGTTTAAAAATCGCCATTTGTTAATTGTTAATTTAAGTGGATTTTTACTTGGTGCAATCTTAATTGGCTTAACGGCATACTTACCACTTTGGGTACAAGGGGTACTTTTATTAGCAGCTACTTCGTCTGGATTAACGTTAATTCCGATGTCACTGGGGTGGCCAATCGGAGCGTTTTTCAGTGGTAAGTTTATTGTAAAAATAGGGACCAAACCGATTTCACTGGCTGGGGTTATTCTCATTGCCTTAGGGACCATTGCGCTATCATTCATTTCAAGTTCAACTCCTAATTTTGTTCTCGTCGTGATTATGTTTTTTATTGGCTTAGGTTTTGGTTTATCGTTTACAATTTTTACTGTAATCGTCCAATCCTCTGTTGATTGGAATAATCGTGGAGCAGCAGCATCATCGAATGCGTTTCTACGAACCTTAGGGCAAACATTAGGGATTGCCGTCCTAGGTGCTGTCCTTAATCAGCATATTGGTGGTCACACTAATAACGGAACGGAAGTAGCGCCTCATATTCTCGCTTCTGGACTTCATTCGGTTTTCATTATTTTAGCGATCATTGCTTTAATTTGTGTGGTTCTAGTGGCAAGCTTTCTCCCGAAAGAACAACCTGAATTTGCTGAAAAAGAAACAAGTTAA
- a CDS encoding acetamidase/formamidase family protein produces the protein MERLSCDTVIYSFSKEHQPVKRVKSGETIEISTYDCFENQIQSEDTVIAGIDWDRVNPATGPIFVEGAEVGDVLKVKIEKLEIGEQGVMVVGPDLGVMGHRISEMKAKIIPIRNGKAIFNELELPLNPMIGVIGVAPSAGAVSCGTPGAHGGNMDNKMVAEGATLYFPVFVEGALFGLGDFHAAMGDGEISVSGIEIPGKATVTIEVMKNLSLQQPMLENDEVVTQIASAETLDAAAKLATELMIDRLVSKTTLSIEDVTMLMSAVGQVEVCQIVDPLITARFVVPKWLLQQLDVVLF, from the coding sequence ATGGAAAGATTGTCATGCGATACGGTTATTTATAGTTTTAGTAAAGAGCATCAGCCAGTAAAAAGGGTAAAATCCGGTGAAACGATTGAAATTAGTACATATGACTGCTTTGAAAATCAAATTCAGTCAGAGGATACGGTGATTGCCGGCATTGACTGGGATCGTGTTAATCCAGCAACTGGACCAATTTTCGTCGAAGGAGCTGAGGTTGGCGATGTCCTTAAGGTAAAAATCGAAAAACTTGAGATAGGTGAGCAAGGTGTAATGGTCGTTGGGCCTGATCTCGGCGTTATGGGACATCGCATCTCGGAAATGAAAGCAAAAATTATCCCGATACGAAATGGCAAGGCAATCTTTAATGAATTAGAGCTACCTTTAAACCCGATGATTGGTGTTATTGGTGTTGCACCGTCGGCAGGAGCGGTTTCTTGTGGGACACCAGGAGCCCATGGTGGAAACATGGATAATAAAATGGTGGCAGAAGGGGCTACGTTGTATTTTCCTGTATTTGTAGAGGGAGCATTGTTTGGCTTAGGTGATTTCCATGCAGCCATGGGCGATGGTGAAATTAGTGTCTCTGGTATTGAAATTCCTGGTAAAGCAACTGTCACAATTGAAGTAATGAAAAACTTGAGCTTACAGCAGCCAATGCTTGAAAACGATGAGGTAGTTACACAAATTGCTTCTGCTGAGACTCTAGATGCAGCAGCAAAGCTAGCAACTGAATTAATGATTGATCGCCTAGTTTCAAAGACAACTCTGTCTATTGAAGATGTAACGATGCTCATGAGTGCGGTTGGTCAAGTGGAGGTTTGCCAAATCGTTGATCCGTTAATAACTGCTCGTTTTGTAGTCCCAAAATGGTTACTTCAGCAGTTAGATGTCGTACTTTTTTAA
- the treR gene encoding trehalose operon repressor: MNNKFVKIYDELVVLIQDGTLKAHTKLPSENELAERYDTTRETIRKALKLLSEHGYIQKMQGKGSIVLDVKKFDFPISGLVSFKELADKLGQRAKTKLQKLEVITPSDYLKEQLKIKNGDKIWEVIRVRQLDEENVILDKDFLNKKLIPNLTVEVCENSLYEYIETQLGLVISFAKKEFTVEEPSEEDLHYLDLEGFSNIVVVKNYVYLDNAALFQYTESRHRPDKFRFVDFARRK; this comes from the coding sequence ATGAATAATAAATTTGTTAAGATTTACGATGAATTAGTAGTGCTTATACAAGATGGTACGTTGAAAGCTCATACAAAACTCCCTTCTGAAAATGAACTAGCCGAACGATATGACACAACTAGAGAAACAATCCGCAAGGCATTAAAACTTTTATCTGAGCACGGCTATATTCAAAAAATGCAGGGGAAAGGTTCGATTGTTCTTGATGTAAAAAAATTCGATTTCCCTATATCAGGATTAGTCAGCTTTAAAGAACTGGCAGATAAATTAGGGCAACGTGCAAAGACAAAATTACAAAAATTAGAAGTAATCACACCAAGCGATTACCTCAAGGAACAATTAAAGATTAAAAATGGCGATAAGATTTGGGAAGTTATTCGAGTTCGACAATTAGATGAGGAGAACGTAATATTGGATAAGGATTTCTTAAACAAAAAGTTGATCCCTAACCTAACAGTCGAGGTTTGTGAGAACTCATTATATGAATATATTGAAACCCAACTTGGACTTGTCATTAGCTTTGCAAAAAAAGAATTTACAGTTGAGGAACCAAGTGAGGAAGATCTACACTATTTAGACTTAGAAGGATTTTCTAATATTGTTGTCGTCAAGAATTATGTGTATCTGGATAATGCAGCTCTTTTTCAGTACACCGAATCACGACATCGCCCAGACAAATTTCGCTTCGTAGATTTTGCGAGAAGAAAATAA
- the treC gene encoding alpha,alpha-phosphotrehalase: MERNEWWRKAVVYQIYPKSFNDTQGNGVGDIQGIIDKLDYLKNLGVDVIWLTPIYSSPQKDNGYDISDYFSIHEEYGTMEDFDRLLQEAHGRDLKIIMDIVVNHTSTEHEWFKKSQVSKESAFRDFYIWKDPVEGKEPNNWISKFGGSAWKLDENTGQYYLHLFDVTQADLNWENEEVRNKVYDMMHFWFEKGVDGFRLDVINLISKDQHFPNDDKSVAPGDGRKFYTDGPRVHEFMHEMNQKVFSKYDAMTVGEMSSTTIDHCIKYTNPERNELSMTFNFHHLKVDYPNGEKWALGEMDFQALKQILTKWQVEMHKGGGWNALFWCNHDQPRVVTRYGNDVEYHQQSAKMLATTIHMMQGTPYIYQGEEFGMTDPKFDNISEYRDVETLNYFKIMKEQGVPDQDIMEIIKRKSRDNSRTPVQWDASPNAGFTTGTPWIGIADNYKTVNAEAAIYDPNSVFYHYQELIKLRKKYDVITHGDYELLYNDHEQIFAYTRTYENEVLLVVSNFYEKKTIFDAPKHLTGVEAEILLSNYEDSSTSVDHVVLRPYESVIYHLPLK; encoded by the coding sequence ATGGAACGAAATGAATGGTGGAGAAAAGCAGTTGTATATCAAATTTATCCAAAAAGCTTCAATGATACGCAAGGAAATGGAGTTGGCGATATCCAGGGTATTATTGATAAGCTAGACTATTTAAAGAACTTAGGTGTCGATGTCATTTGGTTAACTCCCATTTACTCATCACCGCAAAAAGACAATGGCTACGACATTAGTGATTATTTTTCGATTCACGAGGAATATGGCACGATGGAAGACTTCGATCGGTTACTTCAGGAAGCGCATGGTCGGGATTTAAAAATTATCATGGACATTGTTGTCAACCATACGTCGACTGAGCATGAATGGTTTAAAAAGTCCCAAGTCTCAAAAGAAAGTGCATTCCGTGATTTCTATATTTGGAAAGATCCTGTTGAAGGCAAAGAACCGAATAATTGGATTTCTAAATTTGGTGGTTCTGCCTGGAAACTTGATGAAAACACAGGCCAATACTACCTTCATCTTTTTGATGTTACCCAAGCAGACTTGAACTGGGAAAATGAAGAGGTTAGAAATAAAGTCTATGATATGATGCATTTCTGGTTTGAAAAAGGTGTTGATGGTTTTCGTTTAGACGTAATTAACCTAATATCGAAAGATCAGCATTTCCCGAATGATGATAAAAGTGTTGCTCCTGGAGATGGTCGAAAATTCTACACGGACGGTCCAAGGGTTCACGAATTTATGCACGAAATGAACCAAAAGGTCTTTTCGAAGTATGATGCAATGACGGTAGGGGAAATGTCATCAACAACGATTGACCATTGTATTAAATATACGAACCCAGAGAGAAACGAGTTAAGCATGACCTTTAATTTTCATCACCTAAAGGTTGATTATCCGAACGGAGAAAAATGGGCACTGGGTGAAATGGATTTTCAAGCCTTAAAACAAATTTTGACTAAATGGCAGGTAGAAATGCATAAAGGGGGTGGCTGGAATGCATTATTCTGGTGCAACCATGATCAACCCCGTGTGGTCACTCGTTATGGAAATGACGTTGAGTATCACCAACAATCGGCAAAAATGCTAGCAACGACGATCCATATGATGCAAGGAACACCTTATATATACCAAGGGGAAGAGTTCGGAATGACAGATCCAAAATTTGATAATATTTCGGAATATCGTGACGTCGAAACATTGAACTACTTCAAAATCATGAAAGAACAAGGTGTTCCAGATCAAGATATCATGGAGATTATAAAACGAAAGTCACGTGATAATTCTCGAACCCCGGTACAATGGGACGCATCACCTAACGCTGGCTTTACAACAGGTACTCCTTGGATCGGAATAGCTGATAATTATAAAACGGTTAATGCTGAAGCTGCGATATATGACCCAAATTCAGTTTTTTATCACTATCAGGAATTAATAAAGCTACGAAAAAAATATGATGTCATAACTCACGGAGATTATGAGCTCCTCTATAACGATCATGAGCAAATTTTTGCTTATACAAGAACGTATGAAAACGAGGTTCTACTTGTGGTCTCAAATTTTTATGAGAAGAAAACAATTTTTGATGCTCCAAAACATCTGACCGGAGTAGAGGCTGAAATTTTACTATCGAACTATGAGGATTCAAGTACGTCAGTAGACCATGTAGTCTTACGACCTTACGAGTCAGTTATTTATCATTTGCCTTTGAAATGA
- the treP gene encoding PTS system trehalose-specific EIIBC component — protein MATVERQKVEQILEAIGGAENIDSATHCVTRLRFVLHDEGKVKKEQLESLDIVKGIFSTNGQFQVIIGQGLVDKVYKELVALTGIGEMSKEDTKAAAEKKLNPIQRAIKTLADIFIPILPAIVTAGLLMGINNILTGAGIFYDEQSIVDVHTQWADFASIIHLIANTAFVFLPGLIGWSAVKKFGGNPLLGIVLGLMLVHPDLLNAWAYGAAKEAGEIPYWNLFGFDIAKVGYQGQVLPILFASYVLAKLEIMLRKRIPDAFQLLLVAPIALLITGFLAFILIGPVTFAIGNGITALFVGIFDNFAAIGGLLYGLIYAPLVITGMHHTFLAVDIQLIGTTGATFLWPILALSNIAQGSAALAMMFATKDEKLKGLSFTSSVSAYLGITEPAMFGVNLRYKYPFVSAIIGSAIAAVVITVNKVIAFSIGVGGLPGIFSIVPEKWLPFFFGMLIAMIIPFVLTLTIAKIKKA, from the coding sequence ATGGCAACAGTAGAACGACAAAAAGTGGAACAAATCCTCGAAGCAATTGGGGGAGCAGAGAATATTGATTCCGCAACACATTGTGTAACGAGATTACGATTTGTTTTACATGACGAAGGAAAAGTAAAGAAAGAACAGCTTGAAAGTTTAGACATAGTTAAAGGGATTTTTAGTACAAACGGTCAATTCCAAGTCATCATTGGACAAGGACTTGTTGATAAAGTGTACAAAGAATTAGTAGCCCTTACTGGTATCGGAGAGATGTCAAAAGAAGATACAAAGGCAGCTGCTGAGAAAAAGTTAAATCCAATTCAGCGGGCCATTAAAACATTGGCTGATATTTTTATTCCGATTTTACCGGCGATTGTAACTGCTGGTTTGTTAATGGGGATTAATAACATTCTAACAGGTGCAGGTATTTTCTATGATGAACAATCAATTGTTGATGTTCATACACAATGGGCGGATTTCGCTAGTATCATTCACCTGATTGCGAACACCGCGTTTGTTTTCTTACCAGGTTTAATTGGTTGGTCAGCTGTAAAGAAATTTGGTGGTAATCCATTATTAGGGATTGTCTTAGGTTTAATGCTTGTTCATCCAGATTTATTAAATGCGTGGGCCTACGGTGCGGCGAAAGAAGCTGGTGAAATTCCTTACTGGAACTTATTCGGCTTTGACATTGCAAAGGTAGGTTATCAAGGACAAGTATTACCGATTTTATTTGCATCCTATGTTTTAGCAAAATTAGAAATTATGTTACGTAAACGAATTCCAGATGCATTTCAATTATTACTTGTGGCACCAATTGCCCTTTTAATTACAGGGTTTTTAGCCTTTATTCTAATCGGACCAGTAACATTTGCGATTGGTAACGGGATTACTGCATTATTTGTTGGAATTTTTGATAACTTCGCAGCGATCGGTGGTTTATTATATGGTCTAATTTATGCTCCGTTAGTGATCACAGGGATGCACCATACGTTTTTAGCAGTCGATATTCAATTAATTGGAACTACTGGTGCAACATTTTTATGGCCAATATTAGCTTTATCAAATATTGCCCAAGGTTCTGCAGCTCTAGCGATGATGTTTGCAACTAAAGATGAGAAGTTAAAAGGTCTTTCATTCACATCCTCTGTTTCTGCTTATTTAGGGATTACTGAACCAGCAATGTTTGGGGTTAACTTACGCTATAAGTACCCATTTGTAAGTGCAATTATTGGTTCAGCAATAGCCGCTGTTGTCATTACAGTAAACAAAGTTATTGCCTTCTCAATCGGTGTTGGTGGTTTACCAGGGATTTTTTCTATCGTACCTGAAAAATGGTTACCGTTCTTTTTTGGAATGCTAATCGCAATGATCATCCCGTTTGTCCTAACTTTAACGATAGCAAAAATTAAAAAAGCATAA
- a CDS encoding oxidoreductase: MQGKTIIITGGNSGIGHEAARTFAKRGARVVLAVRSLQKGEQAHTLILAENKLANVDVMNLDLADLQSVRFFSEAFKERFSSLDILINNAGIMVPPHQLTKDGFELQFGSNHLGHFALTGYLLPLLKKTTNSRVVTVSSIAHRKGTIMFDNLDGLTGYKPMVFYRQSKLANLLFANELDQRLKSQGISTLSIACHPGISTTNLFKFGKRDAPQFLKRISEIFLQTAEMGALPTVYAATNESLTGGEYIGPDGKGNRKGQPTIEIPAPGVYNKDMMKKLWDTSQKLTGVSYL; this comes from the coding sequence GTGCAAGGAAAAACGATCATTATTACCGGTGGAAACAGTGGAATAGGACATGAAGCTGCGAGGACATTTGCCAAAAGAGGGGCAAGGGTTGTACTTGCAGTAAGAAGCCTCCAAAAAGGCGAGCAAGCGCATACTTTGATACTTGCTGAAAATAAACTAGCAAACGTAGATGTTATGAATCTTGATCTTGCGGATTTGCAGAGTGTTCGATTTTTTTCTGAAGCCTTTAAAGAACGATTTAGCTCGTTAGATATTTTAATCAACAATGCAGGTATCATGGTCCCGCCCCACCAATTAACAAAAGATGGCTTTGAACTGCAATTTGGAAGCAACCATTTAGGTCATTTTGCGTTAACAGGATATCTGTTACCTCTACTTAAGAAAACAACAAATTCTCGTGTTGTCACAGTTAGTAGTATCGCTCATCGAAAAGGAACAATCATGTTTGATAACTTAGATGGGCTAACAGGGTATAAACCAATGGTATTTTACAGGCAAAGTAAGCTTGCAAATTTATTATTCGCAAACGAACTAGACCAACGCTTAAAGAGTCAAGGGATATCTACGCTTAGTATAGCGTGTCATCCAGGTATTTCGACTACAAACTTATTTAAGTTTGGAAAACGTGATGCTCCTCAGTTTCTAAAGCGTATCTCCGAAATTTTTTTACAGACTGCAGAAATGGGGGCACTTCCAACAGTTTATGCTGCAACTAATGAGAGTTTAACTGGCGGCGAATACATTGGACCAGATGGAAAAGGTAACCGAAAAGGTCAACCGACGATAGAAATACCTGCACCGGGAGTTTATAACAAGGATATGATGAAAAAGCTTTGGGATACATCGCAAAAATTAACCGGAGTTAGCTACTTGTAG
- a CDS encoding HAMP domain-containing sensor histidine kinase, whose protein sequence is MEKWRPYYEWLALDIRVIAFALTGILTLVFLTSGSIQYYFYNNIMYIIEDQLFLTIISALFLFLTYVQGKFLIDKTKDLNSLKAEWKEGIVYSSYKSCCKMINDLFLVRSITAQVFVLLGIVSAAFLVVSFVALVDPYIIAPFILIAFVICLVVLLFILRRTAYLNRIITNVDEIVKGNIHSDIPIKGKSVLAVLAKNINSLKHGVVVSQKEQAKSERLKTELITNVSHDLRTPLTSIITYTELLKGTDVTSEDGKAYIDIIDRKSKRLKVLIDDLFEASKMASGNIELVKEKVDIVQLLHQALAEHNEVLEQSSLQLRVTNPDPPVNVVVDGQRMWRVFDNLIGNILKYSLENTRVYISITTNQDYVVITFKNVTKYELGENVDELFERFKRGDTSRQTDGSGLGLAIAKSIVDLHQGELDIDLDGDLFKVTIKLNL, encoded by the coding sequence TTGGAAAAATGGCGACCTTACTATGAATGGCTTGCATTGGATATTAGAGTGATCGCTTTTGCATTGACAGGTATACTGACGCTAGTTTTTCTAACATCAGGCAGTATTCAATACTATTTTTACAACAACATCATGTATATCATTGAAGATCAACTGTTTTTAACAATCATCTCAGCGTTATTCCTGTTTCTTACCTATGTGCAAGGGAAGTTTCTCATTGATAAAACGAAGGACTTGAACAGTTTAAAAGCAGAATGGAAAGAGGGGATCGTTTATTCTAGCTATAAATCCTGTTGCAAAATGATTAACGACTTATTTCTTGTCAGAAGCATTACCGCTCAAGTATTTGTTTTATTAGGAATTGTCTCAGCTGCATTTCTGGTCGTTTCCTTTGTAGCATTGGTAGATCCCTATATTATAGCCCCATTTATTTTGATAGCATTTGTGATATGCTTAGTTGTTTTACTGTTTATTTTAAGACGAACGGCGTATTTAAATAGAATTATTACGAATGTTGACGAAATTGTGAAGGGAAATATCCATTCGGATATACCTATTAAAGGAAAATCGGTTTTAGCAGTTCTTGCAAAAAATATAAATTCTTTAAAACATGGGGTTGTCGTTTCACAAAAAGAGCAGGCAAAAAGTGAACGATTAAAGACTGAGCTTATTACAAATGTTAGCCATGATTTACGTACGCCGTTAACATCAATTATTACTTATACGGAGCTGTTGAAGGGAACAGATGTTACTAGTGAAGACGGCAAAGCCTATATCGATATTATTGATCGTAAGTCTAAGCGCTTAAAAGTACTGATTGATGACTTGTTTGAAGCTTCAAAAATGGCCAGTGGGAACATCGAACTTGTTAAAGAAAAAGTAGATATCGTGCAGCTACTTCATCAAGCATTGGCCGAACACAACGAGGTACTTGAACAATCTTCGTTACAATTACGAGTGACTAATCCTGATCCTCCAGTTAATGTAGTAGTTGATGGTCAAAGAATGTGGCGTGTGTTTGATAATCTCATTGGCAATATTCTTAAATACTCTTTGGAAAATACAAGGGTCTACATTTCCATAACTACAAACCAGGATTACGTTGTCATAACCTTTAAAAATGTGACGAAATATGAGCTTGGTGAAAATGTTGATGAGCTGTTTGAAAGGTTCAAACGTGGCGATACTTCTCGGCAGACAGATGGTTCAGGTCTTGGGCTGGCAATTGCCAAATCAATTGTCGACCTCCACCAAGGAGAGTTGGATATTGATTTAGATGGTGATCTTTTTAAAGTGACAATCAAACTTAATTTATAA
- a CDS encoding response regulator transcription factor, with amino-acid sequence MSNSFVLVVDDEKEIRDAIEIYLKNEGITVIKAKDGIEAIEKLKEHEIHLIILDIMMPRLDGISTTFKIREEKNIPIIMLSAKSEDTDKILGLQVGADDYVTKPFNPLELIARVKSHLRRYISLGTYEGGNKVIDLNGLTLDQSAKEVTAHGEVVKLTPIEYKIVELLMTNAGRVFSINDIYERVWKEPNFNAENTVAVHIRKIREKIEIDPKNPRYLKVVWGIGYKMEK; translated from the coding sequence ATGAGTAATTCTTTTGTGTTAGTTGTTGATGATGAAAAAGAGATAAGAGACGCGATTGAAATCTATTTAAAAAATGAAGGCATTACAGTCATAAAAGCGAAAGACGGAATCGAAGCGATAGAGAAGTTAAAGGAACATGAGATTCACCTAATTATTTTAGATATTATGATGCCGCGACTAGATGGGATCTCGACAACGTTCAAAATACGGGAAGAAAAGAACATTCCAATTATAATGTTGAGTGCCAAAAGTGAGGATACAGATAAAATCTTAGGTCTTCAAGTTGGTGCAGATGATTATGTGACTAAGCCGTTTAATCCGCTAGAGCTGATTGCCCGCGTAAAATCGCATTTGAGAAGATACATAAGCTTAGGCACATACGAAGGTGGAAATAAGGTGATTGACTTGAATGGTCTTACCCTTGATCAATCGGCTAAAGAAGTCACTGCCCACGGCGAAGTAGTTAAATTAACACCGATTGAATACAAAATTGTTGAATTACTGATGACAAATGCAGGTCGGGTATTTTCCATTAATGACATTTACGAGAGAGTCTGGAAGGAACCTAATTTTAATGCTGAAAATACCGTGGCGGTGCATATAAGAAAAATTCGCGAAAAAATTGAAATAGATCCGAAAAATCCAAGATATCTAAAGGTGGTGTGGGGAATTGGATACAAAATGGAAAAATAG